ATTAACTGGTTTCTAAGCCTTTCTATGGATTCTCCTAATTTACCTATTTCATCACTTCTATCAAGTTCTACAGGTTCATCCCATTCATTATTTGCAAGTTTTCCCACTCGTTTTTCCAAGCTAACCAAAGGGCTGGATAGGTGTCTAGCTAATAATATGGCAGGAATCCAGCTTAAGATAAAAACTAGAAACATGGCAATTGCTAGTTTCCTAAATAAAGTTTGGACTAAATCCTCTCTATAAGAGTCCCACATATAGGAAACCAAATAGGCGTTTTGGTTTAAAGCTTTACCCTTCGTTATTACGTAGAATATCTTTTCTGTTCCCACTTTTCCACTGTACCTTTCGCTGTTGTTTTTTTGGGTTAATGCTTGATTCCTTACTTCATTTAAGAAATCTAATGGGAAAGTATAAGGGAAAATTATTGGGCTATCCTCATATACGATAAAATGGTTAACTGTACGGATATTTTCTAAGGTCTGCCTTGATTTTTCTGGTCCTTGGGATTCCAACAAATCCATTATTGAACGTAGGTCATATTGATTAAACAGAAGGGTTTGAGCCGATTCTATGGTTATATATATTTCATTGGTGAAGAAATCCTTTAAAGTCAATGGTAATATAAAGGATAGTATCAAGGATATGCCTAGAGTAATGGTAGCAAAAACTATCCATATTTGAATTGATAAAGGCCAATTCTTCATCTTATTTATCATTTTCTATCATCCTATATCCATAGCCATATATGGTTTCTATTCTTAAATGAGACATCTTTTTCCTGAGTCTACGAACCAAGTCGTCTACTACCCTATCAGTACCAAAGTAGTCAACTCCCCAAATAGTTTCTAAAATCTGCTCTCGGGAAAGAGCAATACCTTGATTTTTGGCAAAATAGAGTAATAGATCAAATTCCTTTGAAGTCAAATCTATTAATTCTCCTTTTGATTTAACTCTTCTGGACCTTTCTTCTATGGTATAAGGAGGAATATCTAGCACTTCATTGTTAAGACCATAGACTCGCTCCAGTAGATTTCTAGTTCTTATAACCAACTCTCTAGGAAGGAAGGGTTTAGCCAAGTAATCGTCGCTTCCCAATTCTAAACCTAAGACCCTATCTATGTCTGCATCTCTAGCAGAAATAAATATGACAGGGACTTTTGGAGAGGTTAGCTTAATTTCCTTAATAAGCTGATATCCATCTATGTCTGGTAACATAATATCTAAAATCCACAAATCTGGGGTATTTTTAATGGCATTTTTGGCGTCTTTTCCAGTCAAAAAAGAAGTTACCTGCCAACCTTCCTTTTTCAGATAGGTAGTTAATACCAAGTTTAAATTATTGTCATCTTCTACTAGATATATTCTAAAGCCCATAACTATTCCCTCCTTAAGTCGATAATTAAATAATCTACAATTATTATATCAAAAAATAGTATTTCAATTTCTGGTTACTATTTTTTAGAATATATAAAATGTATGTTATACATATAAAATAATTATGGTAAATTGTAAAAAAGTCAAAAAATATTTTTACAACAAAAACATAATCTAACTATATTTTTTTTACATTCATGGACTAATCTATATGTAGAGCTGACAATATAGGATTGTTTAAAAGGAGGTTGATTAAAGTGGATGATGAAAAAAGGGATTTAGATCAGATGATGGAGATAATAGAAGGTATTGATACAGAAGTTGAAAACCATGAGGAAAATCAGTATAAAGAAAAGGAAAGTATAAGTATAACTGTTGATAATAATAAAGAAAAGAGAAAGGAGAGAAGAAAAAGGATATTATCCTATGTGGCTATTGCTTTGATATCATCTATTATTGGTGGCCTGATATCCCCCTATATTGCTATAAATTACTTATATGCAGATATGCTGCCATCATTGGAAGAACAGGCTAATAGTTATAACGACAATATAATATACAATATAGAGGGTGGCAGCATAAATGCTATTTCTTTGGCAGCTAAGAAGGCCATGAGCAGCGTAGTAGGCATTACCACTAAAGAAGTACAGAACTTTGGATTCTTCTCTCAGGAGATAGATGGAGTAGGTTCTGGTGTAATAGTGGATAAGAATGGTTATATTCTTACCAATTCCCATGTAGTAGGGGATGGAAATGCTAAGGAGATAATGGTGTTACTTGAAAATGGCGATAAAGTGCAAGGTACAGTATTATGGAACGATAATTTAACAGATTTAGCTATAGTAAAAATAGATGCAACAAACCTCCCAGTAGCTACTTTAGGGGATTCAGATAAATTGGAGGTAGGAGAAATTGCCATTGCCATAGGGAACCCACTGGGAATGGAATTTCAAAGGACAGTTACCTCAGGGATCATATCCGGTCTTCATAGGTCAATTCAAGTAGACCAATATAATGTTATTGAAGATTTGATTCAGACGGATGCATCCATTAACGAAGGCAATAGTGGAGGGCCACTATTGAATAGTAAAGGAGAAGTAATAGGCATAAATACAGCCAAGATAAAGACAGCAGAAGGCTTAGGTTTTGCCATTCCCATAAATACCGTAAAACCTATAATAGAACAGGTAGTAAAGGAAGGTACCTATAAAACTGTATTCGTTGGTATAACAGGTGTAGAAGTAGAACTATATGAAAGGCGATTGGGTATAGAATTAACAGCCGATGAAGGGGTGATAATACTTGAAGTAGTTCCAAACTCCCCTGCAGATAAGGCTAATTTAAGGGCTGGAGATATCATAACTAAAATTGATGACCAAGAGATAAAAAACATGAACCAATTGAAAAGATCCCTATATAAATATAAGAAAGGGGATAAAGCAAAATTAAGTATCACCAGAAATGGCAAGGAAGAACAAGTGGAAATAGAGTTTAGTATACTGAAGTAGGAATTGATAGGCAGTGAATTTACTGCCTATTTTTCTTTTAGAGGAACGCTTGGGATATGCAAGTTTTACCTTGGCAATTGAACCCATATTATTCCAATGATATAATTAAATTGGGAGAATATATTCTTATGATCATGTTTTATGGAGGTGATTTAATGTTTAATCCTCAGGAGTATGCTTATCAAATAGAGGTAACGGTGAAAGCCATATTTAAATGCGATAAATATGGACTTGGTGGCATAGCAGATGCAAATTTTATCAAAAGGGATCCCTTTATTGCCATTGCTTTCATATTAGGCAATTTTTATAATAAGGCAGATGCAAGCTTTAAGATGAAGATAGATGATTATATAGGTAAATATTATATAGAGATGGGGAAAAGTATGGAAGAGATTGGAGAGGAAAAGGTTAAAAATTTGGTAAAGGACTTTCATGAAATAGTATCAACTATTTAAATATATCCCATTTCATAAAATATTATTAAAGGAGCACGTGCCTATGAAGGTTAGAGATTTAATAATAGATAAAATCCAAAATATGAAGGAAGAGCTAATCGATTTAAGCAATAAAATTCATGAAAATCCGGAACTGGCCTTTGAGGAGTTTAAAGCGGTTGAATATATAACTGAAGTGTTAGAAAAGCATGGCTTTATTGTTGAAAAAGGGATAGGAGGCCTTAAAACTGCTTTTAGGGCAGAATACCAGGGTAGGAATAATGGATCTACAGTAGCCTTTTTAGCAGAATATGATGCTCTACCAGAAATAGGGCATGGGTGTGGTCATAATTTAATAGCCGCTATGGCTGTAGGGGCTGCTATAGGCTTGAAAGAGGTTGCAGAATATTTAGATGGTAGGATTGTCCTATTGGGGACTCCAGCAGAGGAAGGTGGCGGCGGAAAGATTATAATGTTGGAAAAAGGGTGTTTTGATGATATAGATTATGCTTTAATGATGCATCCATGTGTAAATAATTTAATCTGCCGAGGAGGATTAGCAACTAGGGGTATAAAAATAGAGTATCATGGCAAATCCGTCCATTCTTCCTTTCCAGAGGGAGGAATCAATGCTTTACAAGCTGTAATACAGACCTTTAACATGATAGACCATTTTAGAGCTTTATTTCCATTAAAGACAAATGTAAATGGTATTATAACCAATGGAGGAGTAGCTGCAAATATAATACCCGATTATGCTGCTTGTGAGTTTGCAGTTAGGGCAGATACGGTGAAGGATTTGAATAAGGTTGTGGGGTACATTGAGCATATAGTCGAAACGGTGGAAAAATTAATAGGGGTTAAAGGGAATATTAAAAAGGGTCTAATGTATGCCGAAAGATATCCAAATAGGGCTATAGACGAAAGGCTTAAGGATAATATTGCCCAATTTGGTATAAAAATGGAATACCCAGACCCGGACATGAAATATGGTGGTTCAGATATAGGAAATGTGAGCCTTAAAATTCCATCCATCCATTCCTATATTAAAATTGCAGATAAAGGGGTTAATTCCCATTCTATAGATTTCACAAAGGCTGCCAATAGCCCTAGAGCTCATGAACAGATGATAAAGGCAGCTATGGCCATGGCTTTAACGGGATACGAAATACTTACAGATGAAAATTTAAGAAGGGAAATACAGGAGGAATTCAATAGCAATGTTCCAAAGTATAGTGAAGAAGAATTGAGATAGTATATAAAACAATAAAAAGCACAGAGGGATCTCTATAGCAGATGCCTACTGTGCTTTTAATTTGAATCTATTTATCCTATTTCTTCAATTGCACTAACTTATTAAATAATTTTTCGTTTTGCCTAATCATACTCTCATTACCTAATACGCATAGATAATCTTCCTTCATGGCTTTGTCTATTAAAGGCACAAAGGTCTTTAAATCTTCAAGTTTGGTAGCTAGGACTTCATCTCTTGTTTTTTGGATATCTTCTTGAGTTATACCGGATATATATCTATTAGTTGCAATTTGCCCCCTCATATGTGGAGTGGTTGCTGGGTCTAATTGGCTTATGGTTCCTATAATATAGGTGGTCAACTCTTCTTCGGAAATATTTAAATTATCAATATAATCGGCCATCTTATCGTAAACTTTTATAGTCTTATCTAAATTAGGATCTCTATAGGAGTAGGTTACAATATGACCTGTTGTATCTAATAGTATGCCTGCACCATAAGCACCACCTTGAGCTCTAATCTTATTGTGAAGATAATCCCTGCTCAATATGGTAGATAAAACTTTCATACTACCACTATAATTGAATCCTAGTTTTTTAAAATTATATCCCTTTGAAACATATTGAACATTGGCAGAGGACAAAATTCCTTCGTTTAATTTTTCCTCCTTAAAGGTATATTCTATTGGTTTAAACTCTTCCTTATTGAGTTTTTCAGTTACAATATCTAGAGATGATTTTATCATATTAAAATCATCTTCATCTCCTGTAAAGCTTAGGATTAAGTTATTTAGGTTAAATGCTTTTTTATAAACTTTATTTAAATTGGCTAATATTTCATTGCTATCCTTATCAAATCTTTCAAGTATATCGGATAAGAACCAGTAAAAATCTAAGCCCTTTAGTCTTTCAATATACTTCTTAGAAGGTGAAAAATAGGAACTAACCCTACTGGCTGCCACAGTGTGACCTGCATCAAATATAGTCATTTCTATTCGAGATTTCATTTGCTGGAATAATTCCTTAATGCGCTTTCTATCTTCAATCTTTGATTGGGTAATTAATTCGGAAATAAGGTCCATCATCTTAATTATATTATTCCCTATGGCTTTTGCATTCACAATGAGCTTAGGATAATATATGCTATCATTATCCTTTTGGTCATAGCAGGTAACATCGAAGTTTATGCCACCAGTATGAATGTATATTTCATTGGATAATTCAGAGTAGGGCCTTTTTTCAGTATCTATCTTACCCAACAATCCAATCAATAGATTAATATAGGGGATTAATTCTTCATCTATCATGCTTATATCGAAATAAAAGTCCACATAGGCTATTTTACTAGTAAATATATTATGGTTTAATATGGTTAACTTATCTTCTTTTATTACTTCTTGAGGAATAGGTTGGGCTTTTAGCTCTACATCTGATAAGGAGAGTTTAGGTATGGTAGCCTTAGCCTCTTCTGAATCGTCGGTATCTTGCATTCTTTTTAACTTTCTATTGCTCTCGATTAGCTTATTTATTTCCTCTTTACTTAAAGATTTCTTATATTCTTCTAGTTTTTCTTCTAAAGCCCTTTGCTTTTCTGCTCCTAACTCCTTCTTAGGCTCGATTATTACCATGGAGCTATGAGGGTTGTTGATCATCTTTTCCTTAATGAAATTTTCAAAATAGCCTGTATCAATATTGGATTTAAGCTGATTTAACGTTTTATCAAATTGTAGATGGACCAAAGGATCTCCATCATATAGCCAGCTATCTAAGGATAGCATATTATAGATGATTCCTTTAGTTGGGAATCGGGATGCTTCCCTGAGGTCGTACTCTACAATGTTTATGCTTGCTTCAATTAAATTTCTATCTATCCCATTTTCAACTAAATGGGTTAAGGTTTTAAATATGATCTTTTCGAATTGTTTTTTCCTATCTGTAGAAGTGTTTTTAGCAACTATTCCAAAACTAGGTTGAAATCCACCAGAGGTAATTGGAAAGATATCTTCGCCTATGCCTTCATCTAATAAGGCCTTCTTGATTGGGGCAGCTTCCAACCCTACTAATAATTGACCTATTATGTTAGCCATCAGATAGGTTTCTGGGTCGGTATTTTTGCCAAGTACGAAGTTTAGGCTTAAGTAGCTGCGATTTTCATCGCTTTCTTCACTCGAAATAGGGTAATAGTCTATTATTTCATTTCTTGAACTGAATGGCATTTGAATTTTAATAGTTGAATCTATCTGGGCTTTATCGAAATTGGATAAATAATTTTCATCTATATGTTTTAATTGTTTTTCAATATTACCATTTCCATATAGGAATATATAGCTATTGGAAGGATGATAAAATTTTCTATGAAAATCTAAAAAATCATCATAGGTAAGTTCTGGGATTACATCTGGATTTCCACCAGAGGAATATTGATAACAGGTATCCGGATATAAGGATTTACCTATAGCTTCTCCTAAAATTCTTTCTGGAGAAGAATAGGCACCCTGCATTTCATTATATACTACCCCTTTATATCTAATCTTTTCCTCTTCGCTGAATATTTCATAATGCCAACCTTCCTGCATAAATATTTCAGGAATTTCATAAATTTTAGGGTAGAATACCGCATCTAAATACACATCCATTAGATTGAAAAAATCTTTTTCATTTCTGCTGGCGATAGGATAAAGAGTTTTGTCACTAAAGGTCATAGCATTTAAGAAAGTCTGCAAAGAACCTTTAATCATATCCATAAAGGGTTCTTTTGTAGTATATTTCCTGGAACCGGATAATACGCAGTGTTCAATAATATGGGGAACTCCCGTACTATCCGATGGGGGGGTTCGAAATCCTATGGAAAATACCTTATTATCATCATCGTTTTTCAAATGCAATAATTTTGCTCCCGTTCTTTCATGGATAAATATCCTTGCTATAGATTGAATCTCCTTTATTTCAGTTTCTTCAATCAATTTAAAGCCATAATAGATATTACCTAATTTAAACATAGCTTCCTCCTTCTTTAGTATTTGAGTAACCTAAATTTATTTACTATAATTTAATACCCTAATGAAATAGTCTAATCAATTTTAGTATACTATATTTTTCTAAATTTATCCTATAAAAATTTCCATATGCCTTATTACTAATATTAAAAAATGTTTTAAAAAGAGATGTGAGTATTCTTCACATCCCTTTAAATGGCCTGGTTTTTTGGCAACACTACTTCTTTTTTTAATCTATCCACTACCTCTTCTAATTCTAAGGGTCTGGAGGCTTTAACTAAAATTATAGAGTTAGGTTTTAGAACTTTTTTCAATTTTTCAATTAATTCTAGCTTTTCATTGCACGTTATAACTCTATCCTTTCCAAATCTCATTTTAGCATTTTTAGCAATGTATTTAGCAAAGGGGCCAATAGTAAATAGGTAATCTATCTTATTGGGGTCTATTTTTTTGCCTACTTCCTCATGCATTTCTATTTCATCTTCTCCTAATCCCAACATATCCCCTAATACTGCAATTTTCTGACTATATCCTTCCATATCATAAAGGGTATCTAGGGCTGCCAGTAGGCTGGAAGGATTTGATTTATAAGAATCATTTAATATGGTAAAGCCTTGAGCCAAGACTAATTCATTTCTCATGCTGGTTTTCTCTACGTGGTAGAATCCTTCCCTGATTAAATCGTAGGGAATATCGAAATATCTAGCTACAGTTATAGCTGCTGTGGCATTGTACATATTGTGTTTTCCCAGCATAGGAAGGAAGAAATCTTCATCCTTTGGCTCTGTTAGCTTAAATGATATGCCGCTTTTATCTGTTTTAATTAGTTTACATCTGTAATCATTGTGTTCTTCTTCTCCAAAGGTGAGAATTTTTTGCTTAATATTAACATCCTTTATTACCTTTTTCAATGTAGGGTCATCGCCAAAATAGATGAACAATCCTCTTTCAGATAGGCCTTCTAAGATCTCTAATTTTGCTCTTGCGATATTCTCCTTGGTCTTTAAATCTTCCAAGTGAGCTTCTCCTATATTGGTTATTATGGCCACATCTGGTTTTGCTAAAGAGGTAAGTAAGGAGATTTCACCAAATTTGTCCGTCCCCATTTCTACCACTGCTATTTCTGTATCTTCATCTAGGTTTAATAGGGTAAGGGGAGTGCCTATATGGTTATTGAAGTTCCCCATAGTCTTTTTGGTTTTATACTTAGTGCTAAGTATGCTAGCTAAAATATCCTTAGTAGAGGTTTTTCCATTACTACCCGTTATTCCTACTACTTTTATATCTAGTTGTTTTCTATACTCTTTAGCCAATTTTTGTAGAGTTTTTAAGGTATCTTCTACAAGAATTAGAGGAAAATCTAATGAGGGTAAAGGTTCACTTTTATTCCATAAGGAGGCAACAGCTCCCTTTTCTATGGCCTTTTCAATAAAATCATGACCGTTAAAGTTTTCCCCTACTAAGGGTATGAATAGCTGATTCTTCGTTATTGTCCTACTATCGGTGGAAACCCCGTGGATATAAAGGTTCTTAAATTCCTCTTTTAACCCCGTTCCTTCTACCATTAATTCAATTTCTTTCAAACTACGTTTAATCATTTAGTACACCTCGTCCATAATAGGGATTTCTTTTGTTCATATCTTTCAAAGGCCAATTCTATTAGCTTTTCTATTAGCTCTGAATAGGTAGTGCCATCCGTTGCCTTCCAAAGTACTGGAGTCATACTTAAGGCAGTGAAACCAGGCATTGTATTTACTTCGTTTATGAACAACTCGTCTTCGTCGGTAACAAAAATATCTACCCTTGCAAGGCCACGACAATCTAAGGCTTTGAAAGCTTTAACAGCCAATGCTCTAACCTGTTCCGTTACTTCGGGTTTTAGCCTAGCTGGTACTACTGGGATTATTTTCCCATCAATGTATTTAGCATTATAGTCGAAAAAAGGCCTTTCCATAATGAATTCTCCTGGAAGGGAAGCCTTTGGGTAATCGTTTCCTATTACGGATATTTGCATTTCCCTTGCTATCATTTCTTCTTCTATGATT
This window of the Tepidimicrobium xylanilyticum genome carries:
- a CDS encoding sensor histidine kinase; the protein is MINKMKNWPLSIQIWIVFATITLGISLILSFILPLTLKDFFTNEIYITIESAQTLLFNQYDLRSIMDLLESQGPEKSRQTLENIRTVNHFIVYEDSPIIFPYTFPLDFLNEVRNQALTQKNNSERYSGKVGTEKIFYVITKGKALNQNAYLVSYMWDSYREDLVQTLFRKLAIAMFLVFILSWIPAILLARHLSSPLVSLEKRVGKLANNEWDEPVELDRSDEIGKLGESIERLRNQLIYQQEMQQSFLQHVSHELKTPVMVIRSFSQAIRDGIYPKGDLNCSVKVIDEEAERLEKRIRNLLYITKLDYLNNYNILYAIFSLDELIKDVIDRLSWSRTDIDWRLDLPPTNIKGDVEQWRVVVENLLDNQIRYAKNSISISLKNIDDKVLLRFWNNGPNIEPETLNSLFTKFNKGYKGEFGLGLAIAQRIITLHGGKIWAENEKEEGVSFYVEIPMD
- a CDS encoding response regulator transcription factor; this translates as MGFRIYLVEDDNNLNLVLTTYLKKEGWQVTSFLTGKDAKNAIKNTPDLWILDIMLPDIDGYQLIKEIKLTSPKVPVIFISARDADIDRVLGLELGSDDYLAKPFLPRELVIRTRNLLERVYGLNNEVLDIPPYTIEERSRRVKSKGELIDLTSKEFDLLLYFAKNQGIALSREQILETIWGVDYFGTDRVVDDLVRRLRKKMSHLRIETIYGYGYRMIENDK
- the htrA gene encoding serine protease HtrA, coding for MDDEKRDLDQMMEIIEGIDTEVENHEENQYKEKESISITVDNNKEKRKERRKRILSYVAIALISSIIGGLISPYIAINYLYADMLPSLEEQANSYNDNIIYNIEGGSINAISLAAKKAMSSVVGITTKEVQNFGFFSQEIDGVGSGVIVDKNGYILTNSHVVGDGNAKEIMVLLENGDKVQGTVLWNDNLTDLAIVKIDATNLPVATLGDSDKLEVGEIAIAIGNPLGMEFQRTVTSGIISGLHRSIQVDQYNVIEDLIQTDASINEGNSGGPLLNSKGEVIGINTAKIKTAEGLGFAIPINTVKPIIEQVVKEGTYKTVFVGITGVEVELYERRLGIELTADEGVIILEVVPNSPADKANLRAGDIITKIDDQEIKNMNQLKRSLYKYKKGDKAKLSITRNGKEEQVEIEFSILK
- a CDS encoding M20 family metallopeptidase codes for the protein MKVRDLIIDKIQNMKEELIDLSNKIHENPELAFEEFKAVEYITEVLEKHGFIVEKGIGGLKTAFRAEYQGRNNGSTVAFLAEYDALPEIGHGCGHNLIAAMAVGAAIGLKEVAEYLDGRIVLLGTPAEEGGGGKIIMLEKGCFDDIDYALMMHPCVNNLICRGGLATRGIKIEYHGKSVHSSFPEGGINALQAVIQTFNMIDHFRALFPLKTNVNGIITNGGVAANIIPDYAACEFAVRADTVKDLNKVVGYIEHIVETVEKLIGVKGNIKKGLMYAERYPNRAIDERLKDNIAQFGIKMEYPDPDMKYGGSDIGNVSLKIPSIHSYIKIADKGVNSHSIDFTKAANSPRAHEQMIKAAMAMALTGYEILTDENLRREIQEEFNSNVPKYSEEELR
- a CDS encoding insulinase family protein, producing MFKLGNIYYGFKLIEETEIKEIQSIARIFIHERTGAKLLHLKNDDDNKVFSIGFRTPPSDSTGVPHIIEHCVLSGSRKYTTKEPFMDMIKGSLQTFLNAMTFSDKTLYPIASRNEKDFFNLMDVYLDAVFYPKIYEIPEIFMQEGWHYEIFSEEEKIRYKGVVYNEMQGAYSSPERILGEAIGKSLYPDTCYQYSSGGNPDVIPELTYDDFLDFHRKFYHPSNSYIFLYGNGNIEKQLKHIDENYLSNFDKAQIDSTIKIQMPFSSRNEIIDYYPISSEESDENRSYLSLNFVLGKNTDPETYLMANIIGQLLVGLEAAPIKKALLDEGIGEDIFPITSGGFQPSFGIVAKNTSTDRKKQFEKIIFKTLTHLVENGIDRNLIEASINIVEYDLREASRFPTKGIIYNMLSLDSWLYDGDPLVHLQFDKTLNQLKSNIDTGYFENFIKEKMINNPHSSMVIIEPKKELGAEKQRALEEKLEEYKKSLSKEEINKLIESNRKLKRMQDTDDSEEAKATIPKLSLSDVELKAQPIPQEVIKEDKLTILNHNIFTSKIAYVDFYFDISMIDEELIPYINLLIGLLGKIDTEKRPYSELSNEIYIHTGGINFDVTCYDQKDNDSIYYPKLIVNAKAIGNNIIKMMDLISELITQSKIEDRKRIKELFQQMKSRIEMTIFDAGHTVAASRVSSYFSPSKKYIERLKGLDFYWFLSDILERFDKDSNEILANLNKVYKKAFNLNNLILSFTGDEDDFNMIKSSLDIVTEKLNKEEFKPIEYTFKEEKLNEGILSSANVQYVSKGYNFKKLGFNYSGSMKVLSTILSRDYLHNKIRAQGGAYGAGILLDTTGHIVTYSYRDPNLDKTIKVYDKMADYIDNLNISEEELTTYIIGTISQLDPATTPHMRGQIATNRYISGITQEDIQKTRDEVLATKLEDLKTFVPLIDKAMKEDYLCVLGNESMIRQNEKLFNKLVQLKK
- a CDS encoding UDP-N-acetylmuramoyl-tripeptide--D-alanyl-D-alanine ligase gives rise to the protein MIKRSLKEIELMVEGTGLKEEFKNLYIHGVSTDSRTITKNQLFIPLVGENFNGHDFIEKAIEKGAVASLWNKSEPLPSLDFPLILVEDTLKTLQKLAKEYRKQLDIKVVGITGSNGKTSTKDILASILSTKYKTKKTMGNFNNHIGTPLTLLNLDEDTEIAVVEMGTDKFGEISLLTSLAKPDVAIITNIGEAHLEDLKTKENIARAKLEILEGLSERGLFIYFGDDPTLKKVIKDVNIKQKILTFGEEEHNDYRCKLIKTDKSGISFKLTEPKDEDFFLPMLGKHNMYNATAAITVARYFDIPYDLIREGFYHVEKTSMRNELVLAQGFTILNDSYKSNPSSLLAALDTLYDMEGYSQKIAVLGDMLGLGEDEIEMHEEVGKKIDPNKIDYLFTIGPFAKYIAKNAKMRFGKDRVITCNEKLELIEKLKKVLKPNSIILVKASRPLELEEVVDRLKKEVVLPKNQAI